A window from Acidobacteriota bacterium encodes these proteins:
- a CDS encoding tetratricopeptide repeat protein, producing the protein MTALLCAPTGAARAQVPPPVPEVVPADPSFLQSATTLLAHGKLDEAVALAEQRAAVDPEARAILARVALRRGRVEEALALLTPAAAQDPAGQAALELALLQRDRGRHEEAFGLLGPIAAAGAGAGDVAAIVRVARAAAALGEFRQANQLFRRASRAAGGDPAVETAWGELFLEKHNHEDAARSFGEALKGDPEWAPAHAGLARALMDGNPPAAAGAAARALAIDPTMEDALLTQAHLQIDAGKRAEARALVRRALEANPASLAARALLAALARVDDRAAEFDAEVARLLEANPRYAAAYDTASDLLARAYRFEEAVALGRKAMDTDPSNAAVTARLGLNLMRTGDEVEARRSLDAAFRIDPYDVVTYNLLALLDTLDDFETVEEPPFTFRFHKSEAAVLKEYAPALAREAVSALAKRYSFTPRGPILVEIFPRHDDFAVRTLGLPGLLGALGACFGRVVTMDSPKARPPNTFSWQATLWHELAHVFTLQMSKQRVPRWLTEGISVYEEGRARPEWGREMDVAFARAWRDGRVIPLAELNEGFTRPETIALAYYQASLLVEHLVKLRGDAALIALVTAYGDGLDDEAALQRAANLSMVSLQGSFDAALKTRFEKLAHVLREVAGLKTASEPGALATLAAQHPDSFAVQMTLGKALADAGDRAGAVAAYERAAALVPQAAGPESPRARLAALAESHGDHARAVQELTALTAVDHTSVDAARRLLAAAERTGDAAAARAAATRVVALDPFDSAAHTALGRAALHDGDHAAAAREFRAALNTGPADSAAAHCDLGEAYFAAGRQADAKREALASLDVAPLFERAQELLLRTVEVRR; encoded by the coding sequence ATGACGGCGCTGCTGTGCGCGCCGACGGGGGCCGCGCGCGCGCAGGTGCCGCCGCCGGTTCCGGAAGTCGTCCCTGCCGACCCGTCGTTCCTGCAGTCCGCCACCACGCTGCTCGCGCACGGCAAGCTTGACGAGGCGGTGGCGCTCGCCGAGCAGCGTGCCGCGGTCGATCCCGAGGCGCGCGCGATCCTGGCGCGCGTGGCGCTTCGCAGAGGCCGGGTCGAAGAGGCGCTGGCGCTGCTGACACCCGCTGCCGCACAGGATCCGGCCGGGCAGGCCGCGCTCGAGCTTGCCCTGCTGCAGCGCGATCGTGGGCGGCACGAAGAAGCGTTTGGCCTGCTCGGACCGATTGCCGCGGCGGGCGCCGGGGCAGGCGATGTGGCAGCCATCGTGCGCGTGGCGCGCGCCGCGGCGGCACTGGGCGAGTTTCGCCAGGCCAACCAGCTGTTCCGCCGTGCCTCGCGCGCGGCCGGAGGCGACCCGGCCGTGGAGACGGCGTGGGGCGAGCTGTTCCTCGAAAAACATAACCACGAAGACGCGGCGCGCTCGTTCGGCGAGGCGCTGAAGGGGGATCCCGAGTGGGCGCCGGCCCATGCGGGTCTGGCGCGCGCGCTCATGGACGGTAATCCGCCGGCGGCCGCGGGCGCTGCGGCTCGCGCGCTGGCCATCGACCCCACGATGGAAGACGCGCTCCTCACGCAGGCGCACCTGCAGATCGACGCGGGCAAGCGCGCCGAGGCGCGCGCCCTCGTGCGGCGCGCGCTGGAGGCCAATCCGGCCAGCCTTGCGGCGCGCGCGCTCCTTGCCGCTCTCGCGCGCGTCGACGATCGCGCGGCGGAGTTCGACGCCGAGGTGGCGCGGCTGCTCGAGGCGAACCCGCGGTACGCCGCGGCCTACGACACGGCGTCGGACCTGCTCGCGCGCGCGTACCGGTTCGAAGAAGCCGTGGCGCTCGGACGGAAAGCCATGGACACCGACCCGAGCAATGCCGCCGTGACGGCTCGCCTCGGCCTCAATCTGATGCGGACGGGCGACGAAGTCGAAGCCCGCCGGTCGCTCGATGCCGCCTTCCGCATCGATCCGTATGACGTCGTCACCTACAACCTGCTGGCGCTGCTCGACACGCTGGATGATTTCGAGACCGTCGAGGAGCCGCCGTTCACGTTCCGCTTTCACAAGAGCGAGGCGGCGGTGCTGAAGGAGTATGCGCCTGCGCTGGCCCGCGAGGCGGTGTCGGCGCTGGCGAAGCGCTACTCGTTCACGCCGCGCGGTCCGATCCTCGTGGAGATCTTTCCCCGCCACGACGATTTCGCCGTCCGGACGCTGGGGCTGCCGGGGCTGCTCGGCGCGCTCGGCGCCTGCTTCGGTCGCGTCGTGACGATGGATTCGCCGAAGGCGCGACCGCCGAACACCTTCAGCTGGCAGGCGACGCTGTGGCACGAGCTGGCCCACGTATTCACGCTGCAGATGTCAAAGCAGCGCGTGCCGCGGTGGCTGACCGAAGGCATCTCCGTCTACGAAGAGGGGCGGGCGCGGCCCGAATGGGGACGCGAGATGGACGTCGCCTTCGCCCGGGCGTGGCGGGACGGCCGGGTGATCCCGCTCGCGGAGCTGAATGAAGGTTTTACGAGGCCGGAGACCATCGCGCTGGCGTACTACCAGGCGTCGCTGCTCGTGGAGCACCTCGTGAAGCTTCGCGGCGATGCCGCGCTCATCGCGCTCGTCACCGCGTACGGCGACGGACTGGACGACGAGGCGGCGCTGCAGCGCGCCGCGAATCTCTCGATGGTGTCCTTGCAGGGGAGTTTCGACGCGGCGCTCAAGACGCGATTCGAGAAGCTCGCGCACGTCTTGCGCGAGGTGGCCGGGCTGAAGACGGCCAGCGAGCCGGGCGCGCTGGCGACGCTCGCCGCACAGCACCCCGACAGCTTTGCCGTGCAGATGACGCTCGGGAAGGCGCTGGCCGATGCGGGCGACCGCGCCGGTGCGGTCGCGGCCTATGAGCGCGCGGCGGCGCTGGTGCCGCAGGCCGCGGGACCTGAAAGCCCGCGCGCGCGGCTTGCGGCGCTGGCCGAGTCGCATGGCGATCACGCGCGCGCCGTGCAGGAGTTGACCGCGCTGACAGCCGTCGATCACACCAGCGTGGACGCGGCCAGGCGGCTGCTCGCGGCGGCGGAGCGCACGGGCGATGCCGCGGCCGCGCGCGCCGCGGCCACGCGCGTCGTGGCGCTCGATCCGTTTGACAGCGCGGCGCACACCGCGCTGGGGCGGGCAGCCCTGCACGACGGCGACCACGCCGCCGCAGCCCGCGAATTCCGCGCGGCGCTGAACACGGGACCCGCCGACAGCGCCGCCGCGCATTGCGATCTCGGCGAGGCGTACTTCGCGGCGGGCCGCCAGGCGGACGCCAAGCGCGAGGCGCTCGCCTCGCTCGACGTCGCGCCGCTCTTCGAGCGCGCGCAGGAACTCCTGCTGAGAACCGTGGAGGTCCGGCGGTGA
- a CDS encoding DUF4159 domain-containing protein, which produces MSGRRLLAACALVLLAAAAAAQRPDRGAAPPQAAPPAAAGDGGRFAGLQWTFVRVRYTAWAGRGRFGGSLYDEPWAIDYNAAEQNLTRRLRSVTSIDAADPIVLSLDDPRLPLYPWLYVVEPGNLRLQDIEVPILRDFLLRGGTLTFDDFHGPVEWANLEREMKRVFPDREIVELTPAHPIFSCFYKIDRYPQTPGLGSFLQGRTWEKGGFVPHLRAILDDAARPMVLINWNTDMGDGIEWSNAAEYPGYVKYTAEAYRMMINEIIYALTH; this is translated from the coding sequence GTGAGCGGCCGTCGGCTGCTCGCGGCGTGCGCGCTCGTGCTGCTGGCCGCGGCCGCCGCGGCGCAACGGCCGGATCGCGGCGCCGCGCCGCCGCAGGCGGCTCCGCCCGCCGCGGCCGGCGACGGCGGCCGATTCGCCGGGCTGCAGTGGACGTTCGTGCGCGTGCGCTACACGGCCTGGGCCGGCCGCGGCCGCTTCGGCGGGTCGCTGTACGACGAGCCGTGGGCGATCGACTACAACGCCGCGGAGCAGAACCTCACCCGGCGGTTGCGCAGCGTCACCTCGATCGACGCGGCCGATCCCATCGTGCTGTCGCTCGACGATCCCCGGCTGCCGCTGTACCCCTGGCTGTACGTCGTCGAGCCGGGCAACCTGAGGCTCCAGGACATCGAGGTCCCCATTCTGCGGGACTTTCTCCTGCGGGGCGGCACGCTCACCTTCGACGACTTCCACGGGCCGGTCGAGTGGGCGAACCTCGAGCGCGAGATGAAGCGGGTGTTTCCCGACCGCGAGATCGTCGAGCTGACGCCCGCCCATCCGATCTTCAGCTGCTTCTACAAGATCGATCGCTACCCGCAGACACCGGGGCTCGGCTCGTTTCTGCAGGGGCGCACGTGGGAAAAAGGAGGCTTCGTGCCCCACCTGCGCGCGATCCTGGACGATGCGGCGCGCCCGATGGTGCTGATCAACTGGAACACGGACATGGGCGACGGCATCGAGTGGTCGAACGCCGCCGAGTATCCCGGATACGTGAAGTACACGGCGGAGGCGTATCGCATGATGATCAACGAGATCATCTATGCCCTCACGCACTAG
- a CDS encoding AAA family ATPase, with protein sequence MQVPLTGVNGEVAAHAMADRVAQGRERILAEIRKVIVGQDDVIDQVLLALFTGGHCLITGVPGLAKTLLIKTLAEILDLSFKRIQFTPDLMPADITGTEILDEEAGHRALRFVKGPVFAQIILADEINRTPPKTQAALLEAMQEYHVTAAGRTYELDRPFFVLATQNPVELEGTYPLPEAQLDRFMFNVVMSYLPEDDEVRVVTETTGAERPRPSTVMTGPDILEFQRLVREVVVSDDVARYAVRLASASRPNKNGLDFVEKWVKWGAGLRASQSLILGSKARALTRGRYHVSVGDVQALASPILRHRIIPNFYAESERIAADDIVHRLLESVPPPRSGL encoded by the coding sequence ATGCAGGTGCCCCTGACAGGTGTGAACGGAGAGGTGGCGGCCCACGCGATGGCGGATCGCGTGGCCCAGGGACGCGAGCGGATCCTCGCGGAGATTCGCAAGGTCATCGTCGGACAGGACGACGTGATCGACCAGGTCCTGCTGGCGCTCTTCACCGGCGGGCACTGCCTGATCACCGGCGTCCCGGGGCTGGCGAAGACGCTCCTGATCAAGACGCTCGCCGAGATCCTGGATCTCAGTTTCAAGCGCATCCAGTTCACGCCGGACCTGATGCCCGCCGATATCACCGGCACCGAGATCCTCGACGAGGAGGCGGGGCACCGCGCGCTCCGCTTCGTGAAGGGCCCGGTGTTCGCGCAGATCATCCTCGCGGATGAGATCAACCGCACGCCGCCGAAGACGCAGGCCGCGCTTCTCGAAGCGATGCAGGAATACCACGTGACCGCCGCCGGGCGGACCTACGAGCTGGATCGTCCCTTCTTCGTGCTCGCCACGCAGAACCCGGTGGAACTCGAAGGCACGTATCCGCTGCCCGAAGCGCAGCTCGATCGCTTCATGTTCAACGTCGTGATGAGCTACCTGCCGGAGGACGACGAAGTCCGCGTGGTGACGGAGACGACCGGCGCCGAGCGGCCCCGCCCGTCGACGGTCATGACCGGACCGGACATCCTGGAGTTCCAGCGGCTCGTGCGCGAGGTGGTGGTCTCCGATGATGTCGCGCGCTACGCGGTGAGGCTCGCGTCGGCGTCGCGCCCGAACAAGAACGGCCTCGACTTCGTGGAGAAGTGGGTGAAATGGGGGGCGGGCCTGCGGGCGTCGCAGTCGCTGATCCTCGGGTCGAAGGCGCGCGCGCTCACGCGCGGCCGCTATCACGTCTCGGTCGGCGACGTGCAGGCGCTCGCATCGCCGATCCTCCGCCACCGCATCATTCCGAACTTCTACGCCGAGTCCGAGCGGATCGCGGCCGACGACATCGTCCACCGGCTGCTCGAGAGCGTGCCGCCGCCGCGGAGCGGGCTGTGA
- a CDS encoding DUF58 domain-containing protein has product MELRARTIVEGFISGLHRSPFKGFSVEFAEYRQYLPGDDLSTIDWKVYARSDRYYVKKYEEDTNLDCHILLDVSASMSYATGEVSKVAYGSYLAAALAYLMNRQRDAVGFVAFDEQIVDRLPASARTGHLKAVLLALSRLRPGTRTDVSKPLHQLAEGLARRSMSIVISDLLDDPAETISGLKHLRFRGTDVIVFHVLDPAELSFPFEQPARFRDMEDDLELLASPAAVRKEYLHRLHEMLGLYERELRGAGIDYVRLETTTPLDTALLAYLSTRARHG; this is encoded by the coding sequence ATGGAGCTGCGCGCCAGGACGATCGTCGAGGGGTTCATCTCCGGCCTGCACCGCAGCCCGTTCAAGGGCTTCAGCGTCGAGTTCGCGGAGTACCGCCAGTACCTGCCGGGAGACGATCTCTCGACCATCGACTGGAAGGTGTACGCCCGCAGCGACCGTTACTACGTGAAGAAATACGAGGAGGACACGAACCTCGACTGCCACATCCTCCTCGACGTCAGCGCGTCGATGTCCTACGCCACGGGAGAGGTCTCGAAGGTGGCGTACGGCTCTTACCTCGCGGCGGCGCTCGCGTACCTGATGAACCGCCAGCGCGATGCGGTGGGATTCGTCGCGTTCGACGAGCAGATCGTCGATCGCCTTCCGGCAAGCGCGAGGACAGGGCACCTGAAGGCCGTGCTGCTGGCGCTGTCGCGGCTGCGCCCCGGGACCCGGACGGACGTGTCGAAGCCGCTCCACCAGCTCGCCGAGGGGCTGGCGCGCCGCAGCATGTCCATCGTGATTTCCGATCTGCTGGACGATCCGGCCGAGACGATCAGCGGCCTGAAGCATCTCCGGTTTCGCGGGACCGACGTCATCGTGTTCCACGTGCTCGACCCCGCGGAGCTGTCCTTTCCCTTCGAGCAGCCCGCGCGGTTCAGGGACATGGAGGACGACCTCGAACTGCTCGCCTCACCGGCGGCGGTGCGAAAGGAATACCTCCACCGGCTTCACGAGATGCTCGGCCTGTACGAGCGCGAGCTCCGCGGCGCCGGCATCGATTACGTCAGGCTCGAGACGACCACGCCGCTCGATACGGCGCTGCTCGCGTACCTCTCGACGCGCGCGAGGCACGGGTGA
- a CDS encoding BatA domain-containing protein, with the protein MPSFLYPAFLIGAAAVAIPLLLHLLRNQQAPEVRFSAVRLLRGVRVEHAQRRHIRDWLLLALRMAALLLLALAFARPYLSGDESTAARARVVLLDRSASMAAPAVWARARAAALEAIDAAPAGEPVGLIAFDDRPELLAPPTMDRGAVRHAVERLRPGVGGTQYAGAMARAVAVLEDTDAGSGRIVLIGDLQGTEGDARVTVPEAAVVEVVKVAAGFDNVALLGAVQRDGTIVATVRNDGVAGRRVRVRVESAGGRVEETQADVPASQTIEAVVPVGLRGGDVKVVLVAAGGNELPADDARVLSVDVTRPVRVLVVGGAEDAFYVRAALGAGEVRPDFEVAMVAAPGVAGALGGAQVPDAAFVLGPRGLDRGARDAIARFARNGGGVLVASSDPGFSTLLERLEVLAPRGTDAVLALASFDRRHPLFQARTGIGEGLGGARFTRAWRVRAPEWQLLARFDDGAGALFERREGRGRIVFLASDMNRRWNDLPVQAAFVPFVQEMARYLAPAAERREYTPGTLPAGTAPALGFIQLASGRRVAVNPDVRESDPSRMEAKAFERALKRRPDRHGDESAARRRAQASESGQALWRYGLMLMLATLVAEGVIGSRVRRT; encoded by the coding sequence ATGCCGTCCTTTCTGTATCCGGCGTTCCTGATCGGCGCGGCCGCCGTGGCCATCCCGCTGCTGCTGCACCTGCTCCGCAACCAGCAGGCTCCGGAGGTGCGGTTCAGCGCGGTGCGGCTCCTCCGCGGCGTCCGCGTGGAGCATGCGCAGCGCCGCCACATCAGGGACTGGCTGCTGCTGGCGCTGCGGATGGCCGCGCTGCTGCTCCTCGCGTTGGCCTTCGCCCGTCCTTATCTTTCCGGCGACGAATCCACGGCGGCGCGCGCGCGCGTCGTGCTGCTCGATCGATCCGCGAGCATGGCGGCGCCCGCCGTCTGGGCGCGCGCCCGCGCGGCGGCGCTGGAGGCCATCGACGCCGCGCCCGCCGGGGAGCCTGTCGGATTGATCGCGTTCGACGACAGGCCGGAGCTGCTCGCCCCGCCCACGATGGATCGCGGCGCGGTCAGGCACGCCGTCGAGCGCCTGCGGCCTGGTGTCGGCGGGACGCAGTACGCCGGTGCGATGGCACGGGCGGTGGCCGTCCTCGAAGACACCGACGCAGGCTCCGGCCGCATCGTCCTGATTGGCGATCTGCAGGGCACGGAGGGGGATGCACGCGTCACCGTCCCCGAGGCTGCCGTTGTCGAGGTGGTGAAGGTCGCCGCAGGTTTCGATAACGTCGCGCTGCTTGGCGCCGTGCAGCGCGATGGCACCATCGTGGCCACCGTCAGGAACGACGGAGTTGCCGGCCGCCGCGTCCGGGTGCGGGTGGAGTCGGCTGGCGGCCGGGTTGAGGAAACGCAGGCGGACGTGCCCGCGTCGCAGACGATCGAGGCCGTCGTTCCCGTGGGATTGCGCGGCGGGGACGTGAAGGTCGTGCTCGTTGCAGCCGGGGGCAACGAGCTGCCTGCAGACGACGCGAGGGTCCTTTCGGTGGACGTGACCCGGCCCGTGCGCGTGCTGGTGGTGGGCGGCGCGGAGGACGCTTTTTACGTACGCGCGGCGCTGGGCGCGGGCGAAGTGCGGCCTGATTTCGAGGTGGCGATGGTCGCCGCGCCGGGCGTGGCCGGGGCACTTGGCGGAGCGCAGGTGCCGGACGCGGCGTTCGTGCTCGGCCCGCGTGGTCTCGATCGCGGCGCTCGCGATGCGATCGCCCGCTTTGCACGCAACGGCGGCGGCGTGCTGGTGGCGTCGAGCGATCCCGGCTTTTCCACGCTGCTGGAGCGGCTCGAAGTGCTGGCACCGCGCGGCACAGACGCGGTGCTGGCGCTGGCGTCCTTCGATCGGCGCCATCCGCTGTTCCAGGCACGGACCGGAATTGGCGAAGGCCTGGGAGGTGCGCGCTTCACGAGAGCGTGGCGCGTGCGCGCGCCTGAGTGGCAGCTGTTGGCGCGCTTCGACGACGGGGCGGGTGCCCTGTTCGAACGCCGGGAGGGGCGGGGGCGCATCGTGTTCCTCGCGTCGGACATGAATCGCCGCTGGAACGATCTGCCGGTGCAGGCCGCGTTCGTGCCGTTCGTCCAGGAGATGGCGCGCTATCTGGCGCCGGCGGCCGAACGGCGCGAGTACACGCCTGGCACGCTCCCGGCCGGCACGGCGCCGGCACTCGGATTCATCCAGCTTGCCTCGGGCCGGCGGGTCGCCGTCAACCCGGACGTGCGCGAGTCAGACCCGTCGCGCATGGAGGCGAAGGCGTTCGAGCGGGCGCTGAAGCGGAGGCCGGACCGCCATGGTGACGAGTCGGCGGCGCGGCGGCGCGCGCAGGCGTCCGAGAGCGGACAGGCGCTCTGGCGTTACGGATTGATGCTGATGTTGGCGACCCTGGTCGCCGAGGGAGTCATCGGATCGCGCGTGAGGCGCACATGA